In Ruminococcaceae bacterium BL-4, one DNA window encodes the following:
- the gmk gene encoding guanylate kinase (Evidence 2a : Function from experimental evidences in other organisms; PubMedId : 12682299, 17012781, 24722991; Product type e : enzyme), translating to MNHRGLLIIFSGPSGSGKGTVLKRYFEKYQNAQLSISATTRDPRPGEKDGVSYYFVSQEKFQSMQKNDELLESAKYCDHCYGTPKKPIENWLDEGKDVFLEIEVQGGAQIQKKVPQSVGIFNLPPSLKVLESRLRGRGTETEEVVEKRLTAAKQEISQAVHYDYLLINDDIERAVEELAQIINAEKMRSSRNQDLIERMLENHD from the coding sequence GTGAATCATAGAGGTTTGCTGATTATTTTTTCCGGCCCTTCTGGTAGCGGAAAAGGGACAGTCTTAAAGCGCTATTTTGAAAAATATCAAAATGCTCAGTTGTCTATTTCCGCAACGACCAGAGATCCACGTCCCGGAGAAAAAGACGGAGTTTCCTATTATTTTGTTAGTCAGGAAAAATTTCAATCGATGCAGAAAAATGATGAGCTTTTGGAAAGTGCAAAATATTGTGATCATTGCTATGGAACTCCTAAAAAGCCCATCGAAAATTGGCTCGATGAAGGCAAAGACGTATTCTTGGAAATTGAGGTGCAGGGGGGAGCACAAATTCAGAAAAAAGTTCCCCAAAGTGTTGGAATCTTTAATCTGCCGCCTTCCTTAAAAGTCCTGGAATCCAGACTTCGCGGACGCGGAACAGAGACAGAAGAAGTTGTAGAAAAACGTCTTACAGCAGCAAAACAAGAAATTTCACAGGCTGTTCATTATGACTATCTCTTGATCAATGATGATATTGAACGGGCTGTAGAAGAGCTCGCCCAGATTATCAATGCTGAAAAAATGAGATCAAGCCGAAATCAGGATTTAATTGAAAGGATGCTGGAAAACCATGATTAA
- the rpoZ gene encoding DNA-directed RNA polymerase subunit omega has protein sequence MIKPIADKLTKKGQSRYSLCVGVAKRAREIVAEAENNPEEILVEKPVEVAVRELEEHKYEIVPGKENNTSAKEEAEPKIESENDSEQK, from the coding sequence ATGATTAAACCAATTGCTGATAAATTGACAAAAAAAGGACAAAGCCGTTATTCCCTTTGCGTAGGAGTTGCAAAACGTGCGAGAGAGATCGTTGCAGAAGCTGAAAACAATCCAGAGGAAATTTTAGTTGAAAAGCCAGTAGAAGTGGCTGTACGCGAATTGGAAGAGCATAAATATGAAATTGTCCCTGGTAAAGAGAACAATACTTCCGCAAAAGAAGAAGCGGAACCGAAAATCGAGTCAGAAAACGATTCAGAACAAAAATGA
- a CDS encoding Oxaloacetate decarboxylase produces MTKKIGITETVLRDAHQSLIATRMPIEDMTPILGKLDQVGFHSLECWGGATFDACLRFLDEDPWDRLRTIRKMCPNTKLQMLFRGQNMLGYRHYADDVLEYFVQRSVANGIDIIRIFDALNDIKNLKVAIKAAKKEGAHAQVAICYTTGPVFTTDYYVEYAKRIADAGADSICIKDMAALLTPYATSELVTALKKAVDLPIQLHTHYTSGLASMCLLKGIEAGADLIDTAMSPLALGTSHAPTESMVAALQGTPYDTGLDLKLLNEIREYFMGLRKKYFESGLLDQSMLATNTKALVYQVPGGMLSNLLSQLKQAGKADRMDEVLQEVPRVRKDAGYPPLVTPTSQIVGAQAVFNVITGQRYRMCTREFKDLIAGKYGATPVPIDDAFAKSIIGDRERITCRPADLLKPELEKLRQECAPWMEQEEDVLSYAQFPQVAKEFFQKRAEKKYGIDAAHANPAQQIHPV; encoded by the coding sequence ATGACAAAAAAAATTGGTATTACAGAAACAGTCCTGCGCGATGCACATCAATCTTTAATTGCCACTCGTATGCCTATCGAGGATATGACGCCGATCCTGGGAAAACTGGATCAGGTCGGATTCCATTCCCTAGAGTGTTGGGGTGGTGCAACGTTTGATGCCTGCCTTCGCTTTTTGGATGAAGATCCGTGGGATCGTTTGCGCACAATTCGCAAGATGTGTCCGAATACAAAGCTTCAGATGCTGTTCCGTGGCCAGAATATGCTGGGCTATCGTCATTACGCCGATGATGTCTTGGAGTATTTTGTCCAGCGCTCTGTTGCAAACGGTATTGATATCATTCGTATTTTTGATGCACTCAATGATATTAAGAACTTGAAAGTTGCTATTAAGGCAGCAAAAAAAGAGGGCGCACATGCTCAGGTAGCAATTTGTTATACCACCGGCCCTGTGTTCACAACGGATTATTATGTCGAATATGCAAAGAGAATTGCGGATGCCGGTGCAGATTCTATCTGTATTAAAGATATGGCAGCCTTGCTGACTCCTTATGCAACTTCAGAACTAGTGACCGCCTTGAAAAAAGCAGTTGATCTTCCGATTCAACTTCATACGCATTATACTTCTGGCTTAGCTTCTATGTGTTTACTTAAAGGAATCGAAGCAGGAGCCGACTTGATCGATACTGCAATGTCTCCGTTGGCATTGGGTACTTCACATGCACCGACAGAGTCCATGGTTGCAGCTTTGCAGGGGACTCCTTATGATACCGGTCTTGACCTAAAATTACTCAATGAGATTCGTGAGTACTTCATGGGTCTGCGCAAGAAATATTTTGAAAGTGGTCTTCTTGATCAATCAATGCTTGCTACGAACACAAAAGCGCTTGTTTATCAAGTACCGGGCGGAATGCTTTCTAACCTACTTTCTCAGCTGAAGCAGGCAGGCAAAGCGGATCGCATGGACGAAGTGCTGCAGGAAGTTCCGCGTGTTAGAAAAGATGCCGGATATCCGCCGCTCGTTACACCGACTTCTCAGATTGTAGGAGCACAAGCTGTCTTTAATGTGATTACCGGACAGCGTTATAGAATGTGCACAAGAGAATTTAAAGATTTGATTGCAGGAAAATATGGTGCTACACCAGTTCCGATTGATGATGCTTTCGCAAAATCTATTATTGGTGATCGGGAAAGAATTACCTGTCGTCCGGCAGATCTTTTGAAGCCAGAACTCGAAAAACTCAGACAAGAATGTGCACCGTGGATGGAGCAGGAAGAAGATGTTCTTTCCTATGCACAGTTCCCACAGGTTGCAAAAGAATTCTTCCAGAAACGTGCAGAAAAGAAATATGGGATTGATGCTGCACATGCAAATCCGGCACAGCAAATTCACCCAGTCTAA
- a CDS encoding Ribosomal RNA small subunit methyltransferase B, with product MTARYTALEALLQVEVNEGYSNLVLNKALKKATMEPRENALASALFYGVLERKLTLDYIISQISKIEIAKMEIPVLLILEMAIYQVLFLDKIPESAAVNEAVILAKTMGEGRASGFINGVLRNFLRKKEALLNTQPKGDRIFSLSIRYSCPQWLIRMWEKSYGQKMTENLLKTLETRPPIFARVNTTLISRDELCENLEEEGIEAEIFPFLEGTILLKNTGSLEASPSFQKGLFHIQDLSSQLCCEMVDPKAGERILDVCAAPGGKSFTMAEKMGNRGALEAYDLYKGRVRLISSGASRLHLSCISASVRDAENSEGVLPLADRVLCDAPCSGLGILRRKPEIRYKNAKTLDSLPSLQYRILCNNAGSVQYKGKLIYSTCTLNPQENHAVVERFLKSHPKFSPIALNLPQGFSHLIDEPENEWTIFPQMHNSDGFFISAFIRQRE from the coding sequence ATGACGGCAAGATATACAGCACTTGAGGCACTTTTACAGGTAGAAGTAAATGAAGGATATTCTAATCTCGTATTGAATAAAGCTTTAAAAAAAGCAACCATGGAGCCACGTGAAAACGCGTTGGCTTCTGCGCTTTTTTATGGGGTATTGGAACGGAAGCTGACTTTAGACTATATTATTTCGCAGATTTCTAAAATTGAAATTGCAAAAATGGAGATTCCGGTTTTGTTAATTTTGGAAATGGCAATTTACCAAGTCTTGTTTTTAGATAAAATTCCAGAATCCGCGGCAGTAAACGAAGCGGTCATTCTTGCAAAAACGATGGGGGAAGGAAGAGCTTCTGGTTTTATTAATGGTGTTTTGCGAAATTTTTTGAGAAAAAAAGAAGCACTTCTCAATACGCAGCCCAAAGGGGACCGTATTTTTTCGCTCAGCATTCGGTATTCCTGCCCGCAGTGGCTGATTCGTATGTGGGAAAAATCCTATGGCCAAAAAATGACGGAAAATCTTTTGAAAACGTTGGAAACCCGGCCTCCTATTTTTGCTCGGGTTAATACGACGTTGATTAGTAGGGACGAATTGTGTGAAAACCTCGAGGAAGAAGGTATTGAGGCGGAAATCTTTCCTTTTTTAGAAGGAACAATTTTGCTGAAAAATACCGGTTCGCTCGAAGCTAGTCCGTCTTTTCAAAAAGGGCTGTTTCATATTCAGGATCTTTCTAGTCAGCTTTGCTGTGAAATGGTTGATCCAAAAGCAGGAGAACGGATTTTGGATGTCTGTGCGGCGCCCGGCGGAAAAAGCTTTACGATGGCAGAAAAAATGGGAAATCGAGGGGCTTTGGAAGCGTATGATTTATATAAAGGGAGAGTACGTTTGATTTCTTCCGGCGCCTCTCGACTTCATCTTTCCTGTATATCAGCGTCTGTAAGAGATGCAGAAAACTCTGAAGGGGTTTTACCTTTAGCAGACCGCGTATTATGTGATGCTCCTTGTTCTGGACTCGGAATTTTGCGCAGAAAGCCTGAGATTCGCTATAAAAACGCCAAAACTCTTGACAGTTTGCCAAGCTTGCAGTACCGTATATTATGTAATAATGCAGGTTCTGTTCAGTATAAAGGAAAGTTGATTTATTCTACCTGCACTTTAAATCCACAGGAAAATCATGCAGTAGTGGAACGCTTTTTAAAGTCTCACCCGAAATTTTCACCGATAGCGCTCAATTTGCCGCAAGGCTTTTCTCATTTGATTGATGAACCGGAAAACGAATGGACGATTTTTCCTCAAATGCATAATTCGGACGGATTTTTTATTTCAGCCTTTATCCGTCAGCGGGAGTAA
- a CDS encoding Peptidase encodes MGFYYYNYQTMLYLLPAILLTLYAQIKLNSTFRKYSQIPTSKGLTGAQAAAEVARLGGANIVVRQIGGNLTDNFDPRNNTISLSQSVYGNTSIAAVGVAAHEAGHSIQNAQGYLPNKIRSALVPVTQVGSRASIPMIIIGLILPVQYSFIVDIGILLFGLVVLFQFVTLPVELNASRRALKVLDEGGILDGPELIGAQKVLWAAALTYLAASFTALMQLLRLLAISGSRRGNNR; translated from the coding sequence ATGGGATTTTATTATTATAATTATCAGACCATGCTTTATCTTCTTCCGGCAATTTTGCTGACTTTGTATGCACAAATCAAATTAAATTCCACTTTTCGTAAATACTCGCAGATTCCAACTTCTAAAGGACTGACAGGGGCTCAGGCAGCAGCAGAAGTTGCTCGACTTGGAGGAGCCAATATTGTGGTTCGCCAGATTGGTGGAAATTTAACGGATAATTTCGATCCACGAAATAACACAATTAGTTTATCACAAAGCGTTTATGGCAATACTTCTATTGCAGCAGTTGGCGTTGCAGCACATGAAGCAGGACACAGCATTCAGAATGCGCAGGGATATCTGCCCAATAAAATTAGGTCAGCACTTGTTCCGGTTACTCAGGTCGGTTCCAGAGCGTCAATTCCAATGATCATTATTGGATTGATTTTACCGGTTCAATATAGCTTTATCGTTGATATTGGAATCCTACTTTTTGGGTTAGTTGTCCTGTTTCAGTTTGTTACGTTGCCGGTAGAATTAAATGCGAGCCGTCGGGCACTAAAAGTGTTGGATGAAGGCGGAATTTTAGATGGCCCTGAACTGATCGGTGCACAAAAAGTGCTGTGGGCTGCAGCGCTAACTTATTTAGCAGCCAGTTTTACTGCATTGATGCAGCTTTTACGCCTTTTGGCAATTTCGGGAAGCAGACGAGGGAATAACAGATGA
- the priA gene encoding Primosomal protein N', whose translation MYLAKVAVEKTVYHFDQPFDYLIPDFLLPTAKPGCRVLVPFGTASAKRQGMILATEESKEEPSIKIKPLEAVLDSAPLLSNEGLLLISWIKEQYFCTLYEAARLLFPIGFQYHIKRFFSLTKGVPKESLSSYSQQEQEVIQFLQQIGKPAEEKELFAVLKETKNAESILKKLFSKGVLEYKTDSVQKISDATQRMIRLKDPENEKIPFRLTARQKEVIQVLQDAGAASVKGICYYTGVTPAVPDNLVKKGICEFFENPVYRNPYESADKEMEDHELILSAEQETAYQHLKSLYDSSKTESSLLYGITGSGKTSIFLKLIDHVQQDEKGIILMVPEISLTSQMIEIFHRRYGAQVAVFHSGLSMGERMDEWKRVRDGKASIVIGTRSAVFAPLPKIGLIILDEEQEDTYQSEQSPRYHARDIAHFRCAYHHALLLLASATPRIETYYAAQKKQIGFDVLSKRFGTAILPQVEICDMNREIEAGNTTILSSSLLEALKQAFLKGQQAILLLNRRGYNTFASCRACGHVMTCPHCSISLTYHRANGRLMCHYCGYSIPFTKECPSCHEEKVHFGGSGTQKAEEQLQNLLPEAKILRLDTDATMSKNAYEIKLNQFRRHEYDLIVGTQMVAKGLDFENVTVVGVLSADQALYCDDFRSYEHTFDLLTQVVGRAGRGNLRGKAFIQTYTPENPILDLAKRQDYPAFYQSEIAIRKAMLYPPFADICVIGFIGKNEQAVKKCSASFLERLQEIALSEYSELPLRVLSPSPASIPRVSDKYRYKLMIKCRNSKRFREMISRLLISFGKNHEFRGITVFAQINPCYVL comes from the coding sequence ATGTATCTTGCAAAGGTTGCTGTTGAAAAAACAGTCTATCATTTTGATCAGCCTTTTGATTATTTGATTCCGGATTTTCTTTTACCAACAGCAAAACCGGGATGCCGCGTATTGGTTCCATTTGGAACAGCCAGTGCAAAGCGGCAGGGAATGATTCTTGCGACTGAAGAAAGCAAAGAGGAACCTTCCATAAAGATAAAGCCATTGGAAGCGGTGCTGGATTCGGCACCGCTTCTTTCAAATGAAGGGTTGCTCCTGATTTCCTGGATAAAAGAACAATATTTTTGTACTTTATATGAAGCTGCAAGACTTCTGTTCCCAATTGGATTTCAATATCATATCAAACGCTTTTTTTCTCTTACCAAAGGGGTTCCCAAAGAATCACTTTCTTCCTATTCGCAGCAAGAGCAGGAGGTCATTCAGTTTTTGCAGCAGATTGGAAAACCGGCTGAGGAAAAAGAACTTTTTGCAGTGCTAAAAGAAACCAAAAATGCAGAATCTATTTTGAAAAAGCTTTTTTCAAAAGGAGTTTTAGAATATAAAACGGATTCAGTGCAAAAAATTAGCGATGCAACGCAGCGAATGATTCGATTAAAAGATCCGGAGAATGAAAAAATTCCTTTTCGCTTGACTGCTCGTCAAAAAGAAGTCATCCAAGTGTTACAGGATGCAGGAGCAGCCTCTGTAAAAGGAATTTGTTATTATACCGGTGTTACACCTGCGGTTCCTGATAATCTCGTAAAAAAGGGGATTTGTGAGTTCTTTGAAAACCCTGTTTATCGAAACCCTTATGAATCTGCTGACAAAGAGATGGAAGACCACGAGCTTATTTTATCAGCGGAACAGGAAACCGCATACCAACATTTAAAGTCCTTGTATGATTCTTCCAAAACCGAAAGCTCACTTTTATATGGAATTACAGGAAGCGGAAAGACTAGTATTTTTCTAAAACTGATCGACCATGTACAGCAGGATGAAAAAGGCATTATTTTGATGGTTCCTGAAATTTCTTTAACCTCACAAATGATTGAAATTTTTCATCGCCGGTATGGCGCTCAGGTTGCGGTATTTCATAGCGGACTCTCGATGGGAGAACGCATGGATGAATGGAAAAGAGTGCGGGACGGAAAAGCTTCTATCGTGATTGGAACTCGTTCTGCAGTATTTGCGCCGCTTCCGAAAATCGGGCTGATCATTTTAGATGAAGAGCAGGAAGATACTTATCAGTCAGAACAGTCTCCACGATATCATGCGCGCGATATCGCTCATTTTCGCTGTGCTTACCATCATGCATTATTATTACTGGCTTCTGCTACCCCTAGGATCGAAACCTATTATGCTGCGCAGAAGAAGCAAATTGGATTTGATGTGCTTTCGAAGCGTTTTGGAACTGCGATTCTGCCGCAGGTAGAAATCTGTGACATGAATCGGGAAATTGAAGCTGGAAATACCACGATTCTTAGTAGTTCCCTTTTAGAGGCGTTAAAACAAGCTTTTTTGAAAGGGCAGCAAGCAATTTTGCTTTTAAATCGCCGGGGATATAATACATTTGCTTCTTGCAGAGCTTGTGGGCATGTTATGACTTGCCCGCACTGCAGCATTTCATTAACCTATCATCGTGCAAATGGCCGATTAATGTGTCACTACTGCGGATATTCCATTCCGTTTACAAAAGAGTGTCCATCTTGCCATGAAGAAAAGGTTCACTTTGGAGGATCTGGGACACAAAAAGCAGAGGAGCAACTGCAAAATCTATTGCCTGAAGCAAAAATTTTGCGCTTAGATACCGATGCGACCATGAGCAAAAACGCTTATGAAATAAAATTGAATCAATTTCGAAGGCATGAATATGATTTGATTGTGGGAACTCAAATGGTAGCAAAAGGACTTGATTTTGAAAATGTGACTGTCGTGGGCGTCCTTTCTGCTGATCAAGCACTCTATTGTGATGATTTTCGCAGTTATGAACATACTTTTGATTTATTGACGCAGGTAGTTGGAAGAGCTGGCCGTGGAAATCTGCGGGGCAAAGCTTTTATACAAACTTATACCCCAGAGAATCCCATTCTAGATCTTGCCAAAAGACAAGATTATCCTGCTTTTTATCAATCCGAAATTGCAATTCGAAAAGCGATGCTTTACCCGCCTTTTGCGGATATTTGTGTGATTGGATTTATTGGAAAAAATGAGCAGGCAGTTAAAAAATGCAGCGCTTCTTTTTTAGAAAGATTACAGGAGATCGCTTTGAGTGAATATTCGGAACTTCCCCTGCGTGTCTTGAGCCCTTCACCAGCTTCTATCCCACGGGTAAGCGATAAATACCGGTATAAACTAATGATAAAATGTCGTAATAGTAAACGTTTCCGCGAAATGATTTCAAGGCTTTTAATTTCATTTGGAAAAAATCATGAGTTTCGCGGAATCACCGTTTTTGCACAGATCAATCCATGTTATGTGTTATAA
- the fmt gene encoding methionyl-tRNA formyltransferase (Evidence 2a : Function from experimental evidences in other organisms; PubMedId : 769821, 769822, 98518, 9843487, 10858337, 26888283, 27983482; Product type e : enzyme), producing the protein MRILFMGTPDFAKTCLQKLLNSKHEICAVYTQPDKPVGRKQKLTPPLVKVLAQEAGIPVLQPTTLKTEEAAEQFRSFCPDIAVVVAYGKLLPKKILEIPPQGCINVHASLLPKYRGAAPIQWSVLNGDKITGVTTMFMAEGLDTGDMLLKAETSIGQNETSGELENRLAELGADLLLQTIEELPNIIPQPQGKMTTAYASMLDKTMSPIDWNKDALEIHHQICGLNPWPTASTVFEGIPLKVWKSKVIEKQSGKPGQILKDFVVCCGNGTAIQLLEVQAAGKKRMNASDFLRGHSIPTGTVLPF; encoded by the coding sequence ATGCGGATTTTATTTATGGGAACGCCTGATTTTGCAAAGACTTGCCTGCAAAAGCTGCTAAATTCAAAGCATGAAATTTGTGCGGTTTATACGCAACCGGATAAGCCGGTCGGGAGAAAACAGAAATTAACACCGCCTCTGGTTAAAGTTTTAGCGCAGGAGGCGGGAATTCCAGTTTTACAGCCGACAACCCTGAAAACAGAAGAAGCTGCCGAACAGTTTCGCAGTTTTTGCCCGGATATTGCAGTTGTAGTGGCTTATGGAAAACTTCTTCCAAAAAAGATCTTGGAGATTCCACCACAGGGCTGTATCAATGTTCATGCATCTTTACTGCCGAAATATCGCGGGGCAGCGCCAATTCAATGGTCTGTCCTAAATGGAGATAAAATTACTGGTGTTACCACAATGTTTATGGCAGAAGGGCTTGATACAGGTGACATGCTCCTCAAAGCAGAAACATCCATTGGCCAGAACGAAACTTCTGGAGAATTGGAAAATCGATTGGCAGAACTGGGAGCAGACCTCTTGCTCCAAACGATTGAAGAGTTGCCAAATATTATCCCTCAGCCGCAGGGGAAAATGACAACAGCTTATGCTTCTATGCTGGACAAGACCATGAGTCCGATTGATTGGAATAAAGACGCACTCGAGATCCATCACCAAATATGTGGATTGAATCCATGGCCGACAGCCTCTACTGTTTTCGAAGGAATTCCTTTAAAAGTTTGGAAAAGCAAAGTGATCGAAAAACAAAGCGGGAAACCAGGTCAGATATTGAAAGATTTTGTAGTCTGCTGCGGAAACGGAACTGCAATTCAGCTGTTAGAAGTACAGGCTGCAGGAAAAAAGCGGATGAATGCTTCTGATTTTCTGCGGGGACATTCAATTCCTACTGGTACTGTTTTACCTTTTTAG
- the remA gene encoding essential sporulation DNA binding protein; regulator of biofilm formation (Evidence 2a : Function from experimental evidences in other organisms; PubMedId : 19363116, 23396918, 23646920; Product type r : regulator), with amino-acid sequence MKLINIGYGNLVAEDRIVAVVSPESAPIKRIIADAKERHTLIDATYGRRTKAVIITDSEHVILCALVPEKVAKRGENRQEETAEEEELSHSES; translated from the coding sequence ATGAAATTAATTAATATTGGATACGGAAATCTTGTTGCGGAAGATCGCATTGTAGCGGTTGTCAGCCCAGAATCTGCACCGATCAAACGAATTATTGCCGATGCCAAAGAGAGACACACTTTAATTGATGCGACATATGGCAGACGTACAAAAGCGGTTATTATCACAGACAGCGAACATGTGATTCTCTGTGCGCTTGTTCCCGAAAAGGTTGCAAAGCGCGGGGAAAACCGCCAAGAGGAAACAGCTGAAGAAGAGGAGTTGAGTCATAGTGAATCATAG
- a CDS encoding Protein YicC, whose product MLKSMTGFGRMEAVKNGREISVEIKSVNHRYFEFSSRISRGYDFLESKLKTYLQKKLFRGKVEAFVSIETLQDTAAQVHVNYPLAESYLKSLRELRDRYDLRDDISVMAVSRYPDILTVEHEPEDEEALWNDVKEVAEGALGALLAMREAEGVNLKKDVLSRAECILQMVQKVEERSPQTVAEYNEKLIARLHEILGDTTVDEERLLTEAAIFADKVAVAEETVRLRSHFDQFKKLLDSEGPIGRKLDFLVQEMNREANTIGSKACDTQIAYLVVDIKAEIEKIREQIQNIE is encoded by the coding sequence TTGCTAAAAAGTATGACAGGCTTCGGTAGAATGGAAGCCGTAAAAAACGGAAGAGAAATTTCAGTAGAGATCAAATCGGTTAATCACCGCTATTTTGAGTTTTCCTCTCGTATCAGCCGTGGATATGATTTCTTGGAAAGTAAACTAAAAACGTATCTTCAGAAAAAACTTTTTCGAGGAAAGGTAGAGGCTTTTGTTTCTATTGAGACGCTGCAGGATACCGCAGCACAAGTACATGTTAATTATCCGCTTGCAGAAAGCTACCTAAAGTCTCTAAGAGAGCTACGTGACCGCTATGATCTGCGGGACGATATTTCTGTGATGGCAGTCTCGCGTTATCCGGATATTTTAACAGTTGAGCATGAACCGGAAGATGAAGAAGCACTCTGGAACGATGTTAAAGAAGTGGCAGAAGGTGCCCTGGGGGCTTTGCTTGCTATGCGAGAAGCAGAAGGTGTTAATCTTAAAAAAGATGTTCTTTCTCGCGCAGAGTGTATTTTACAGATGGTTCAGAAAGTTGAAGAGCGTTCTCCTCAAACAGTGGCAGAATATAATGAGAAGTTGATTGCCAGATTGCATGAAATATTGGGGGATACGACTGTTGATGAGGAACGCCTTTTGACGGAAGCTGCTATTTTTGCAGATAAAGTGGCTGTGGCGGAAGAGACAGTCCGGCTGCGCAGCCATTTTGATCAGTTTAAAAAGCTTTTAGATTCAGAAGGACCAATTGGCCGAAAGTTGGATTTTTTGGTGCAGGAAATGAACCGAGAAGCAAATACGATTGGTTCCAAAGCATGTGATACACAAATTGCTTATCTTGTGGTGGATATTAAAGCAGAAATCGAAAAAATTCGGGAACAGATTCAGAACATCGAATAG
- the defA gene encoding peptide deformylase (Evidence 2a : Function from experimental evidences in other organisms; PubMedId : 11429456, 16014871, 16207374; Product type e : enzyme), which yields MAMRNILKEGEPTLTAHCRTVEQFNERLRILLDDMYETMIKADGVGLAAPQVGIRRRVVVIDVGDGKIEMINPVFTLQEGEQETIEGCLSFPGQYALTKRPKHVKVHAQDRTGKPFDLEASDFLATACCHEIDHLDGILFQSHAIRMLTSEELAKMR from the coding sequence ATGGCAATGAGGAACATTTTAAAAGAGGGAGAACCCACATTAACGGCACATTGTCGTACGGTTGAGCAATTTAATGAACGTCTTCGTATTTTATTAGACGATATGTATGAGACAATGATCAAAGCAGATGGTGTCGGTTTGGCAGCACCTCAGGTTGGAATACGCCGTCGTGTTGTAGTAATTGATGTTGGGGACGGAAAAATTGAAATGATTAACCCGGTTTTTACGCTTCAAGAAGGGGAACAGGAAACAATAGAAGGCTGTCTTTCTTTTCCGGGACAATATGCGCTTACAAAACGCCCAAAGCATGTAAAAGTGCATGCACAAGATCGTACTGGAAAACCTTTTGATTTGGAAGCATCGGATTTTTTGGCCACTGCTTGTTGCCATGAGATTGATCATCTTGATGGAATTCTCTTTCAAAGTCACGCGATTCGCATGCTGACTTCAGAAGAATTAGCAAAAATGAGATAA